From the Oryza glaberrima chromosome 5, OglaRS2, whole genome shotgun sequence genome, one window contains:
- the LOC127774447 gene encoding uncharacterized protein LOC127774447, translating into MAMMNRTRDLLMEGFEGLVREGSFTWGLPRRGASPVGDGDDPDSSSSSGKQASVSGLSPKANAVVSRCARVLCTSTDELRYDFDMQASDSIKQQINYARNFLEYCCLRALAQASQIAGYLSDKSFRRLNFDMMLAWEVPSSSSQLTVKVEVESTVSLEAFSRIAPAIPTITDVVTCSNLFDVLSSSSGGRLTFPVYDKYLTGLDRAIKKMKGQSESSLLSGQRSQRGERIVEIDGTLTTQPVLEHVRTSTWPGRLTLTDHALYFEALRVVTYDKPKAYELAEDLKQSVKPELTGPWGSRLFDKAVMYKSATLTEPVILEFPELAGHFRRDYWLAIISEILYVHRFVRKFDISGIDKEETILKAVLSILRLQAIEELAIPVSNRFESLLMFNLCDKLPGGDVILETLAGSISSRRSAQVNQPGNSSARHSMSPFTVLSNLGVVSPINKGERLFVGEIVVGEMSALQKVVTESMNNYKKVELAQATVDGVKVDGLDTNLAVMKELLSPVSELWRFLVLLASWDEPIKSMVFCFSSSYIIIRGWLVYFLVLVLLFSATFMFFTRLTSHVNPMMEVKVTSPPPMNTMEQLLAVQNAISKVEELVQDANIVLLKIRALLLASPSQATDKTILALVVMALSLAIVPTRLLVLMMFLEVFTNHSPPRRASTERWTRRLREWWFSIPAAPVVVEKDKEDKKTK; encoded by the exons ATGGCGATGATGAACCGGACGCGGGATCTGCTGATGGAGGGGTTCGAGGGCCTCGTGCGGGAGGGCTCCTTCACCTGGGGCCTCCCCCGCCGCGGGGCTTCGCCGGtgggcgacggcgatgacccCGACAGCTCGTCCTCCTCCGGCAAGCAGGCCTCCGTCTCCGGCCTCTCCCCCAAGGCCAACGCCGTCGTCTCTCGATGCGCCCG GGTACTTTGTACTTCCACGGATGAGCTTCGATATGACTTTGATATGCAAGCATCTGATTCCATAAAGCAGCAAATAAATTATGCAAGAAATTTTTTGGAATATTGTTGTTTGAGGGCACTTGCACAGGCCTCACAAATTGCAGGGTATCTTTCTGACAAAAGCTTTCGTCGCCTGAATTTTGATATGATGCTAGCTTGGGAGGTTCCCTCTTCTTCAAGCCAGCTCACTGTTAAG GTTGAAGTAGAGAGCACAGTCAGTTTAGAGGCTTTTTCAAGAATAGCACCTGCAATTCCAACAATCACTGATGTGGTAACATGTTCAAATCTATTTGATGTACTTTCATCATCAAGTGGAGGCCGGCTTACATTTCCAGTATATGATAAGTACCTTACAGGATTGGACAG AGCGATTAAGAAAATGAAAGGACAATCCGAGTCCTCACTATTATCTGGCCAGCGGTCTCAGAGAGGAGAAAGGATTGTAGAAATAGATGGAACATTGACGACTCAACCAGTACTTGAACATGTTAGGACTTCGACATGGCCAG GAAGGTTAACACTTACTGATCATGCTCTTTACTTCGAAGCACTTCGGGTTGTGACCTATGATAAGCCTAAAGCTTATGAGCTTGCTGAAGATCTAAAGCAGTCTGTTAAACCTGAGCTGACTGGTCCATGGGGCTCACGGCTATTTGACAAAGCTGTTATGTATAAATCAGCAACTTT AACAGAACCAGTGATCTTAGAATTTCCAGAGTTGGCTGGCCACTTTCGTCGTGACTATTGGCTGGCCATTATATCAGAAATTCTTTATGTCCACAGATTTGTTAGGAAGTTTGACATAAGTGGAATTGACAAAGAGGAAACAATTTTGAAAGCTGTACTAAGCATTCTGCGGCTACAAGCTATTGAAGAGTTAGCCATTCCAGTTTCTAATCGATTCGAGTCTCTTTTGATGTTTAATCTATGTGACAAACTTCCTGGAGGTGATGTAATACTTGAAACACTAGCTGGTTCTATTTCATCGAGAAGATCAGCTCAAGTTAACCAACCTGGCAATAGCAGTGCAAGGCATTCAATGTCCCCATTTACTGTTCTGTCGAATCTTGGAGTGGTATCACCAATTAATAAGGGTGAGAGACTCTTTGTTGGCGAGATAGTTGTTGGGGAAATGAGTGCCTTGCAGAAGGTAGTTACTGAGTCAATGAACAACTATAAGAAGGTTGAATTGGCCCAAGCCACAGTTGATGGAGTCAAAGTTGATGGCCTAGATACAAACTTGGCAGTGATGAAG GAATTGCTATCTCCCGTAAGTGAGCTATGGAGGTTTTTGGTGTTGCTGGCATCTTGGGATGAGCCGATTAAGTCCATGGTATTTTGCTTTTCATCGTCTTATATCATTATCAG GGGGTGGTTAGTCTAttttcttgttttggtgctcttGTTTTCGGCAACTTTCATGTTCTTTACAAGACTAACTAGCCATGTAAATCCAATGATGGAGGTCAAAGTGACATCTCCACCTCCAATGAACACGATGGAGCAGCTCTTAGCTGTTCAAAATGCTATTTCCAAAGTTGAAGAGCTTGTTCAGGATGCAAATATTGTTCTTCTGAAGATTAGAGCTTTATTGTTGGCTTCTCCCTCCCAG GCCACTGATAAAACTATACTTGCGCTGGTAGTGATGGCTCTGAGCCTTGCAATCGTGCCCACAAGGTTGCTTGTCCTGATGATGTTTCTAGAGGTATTCACGAACCACTCCCCACCTAGGAGAGCAAGCACAGAAAGGTGGACCAGAAGGTTAAGAGAGTGGTGGTTCAGCATTCCTGCAGCTCCAGTAGTCGTGGAGAAGGATAAAGaagacaagaaaacaaaataa